In one window of Temnothorax longispinosus isolate EJ_2023e chromosome 9, Tlon_JGU_v1, whole genome shotgun sequence DNA:
- the LOC139819181 gene encoding uncharacterized protein produces MSAKKTKTCSITGCPGNLQLEGRHVFRFPKEHDRWLQWVQASGRLDLKEKGLEYSYRNCRLCSLHFEEKWFRINKRRILLHPDAIPTRFGEDLASCFKTIEIEMDAEAEKDTITEDIQEQANSVIEKEKGNNIEEEIEMDTDNIEEEITMDVEIMKPSTSSIPVKTMISKATMTSKKKDSPTKKRLCKTIQKMRLKNKDLQQKLRRLRKKVEKSITTKKSPYGEDKICHIIGGTVGKQNKS; encoded by the exons ATGAGTGCAAAGAAAACTAAAACCTGTTCAATAACAGGATGTCCTGGAAATCTTCAATTGGAAGGAAGACATGTATTTAGATTTCCAAAAGAACATGACAg ATGGTTGCAATGGGTACAAGCAAGTGGAAGACtagatttaaaagaaaaaggactTGAATATTCGTATAGAAATTGCCGATTATGCTCTTTGCATTTTGAGGAGAAATGGTTTAggattaataaaagaagaattctTCTTCATCCTGATGCCATACCCACAAGATTTGGAGAAGATTTAGCATCatgttttaaaacaat TGAAATAGAAATGGATGCAGAAGCAGAAAAGGACACAATAACGGAAGATATACAAGAGCAAGCAAATTCtgttatagaaaaagaaaaaggaaacaaCATAGAAGAGGAAATTGAAATGGATACTGACAACATAGAAGAGGAAATTACAATGGATGTTGAAATTATGAAACC aAGCACATCCAGTATACCTGTCAAAACAATGATATCGAAAGCAACGATGACATCCAAGAAAAAGGACAGCCCTACAAAGAAACGGTTGTGCAAAACCATACAGAAAATGAgattaaaaaacaaagatcTCCAGCAAAAACTGCGACGTCTTCGAAAGAAAGTGGAAAAAAGTATCACCACTAAAAAATCACCATATGGAGAAGATAAG